The Poecilia reticulata strain Guanapo linkage group LG10, Guppy_female_1.0+MT, whole genome shotgun sequence sequence AATATCACCATCCAGAGAGAAACTTGAGGTAGAAGCTCTTGGTTTTGGTGGAGGAAGATGGACGGATGCTCTGGTTTGTCTGGGTGGCCCAGCAACACCTAGCACCAACGGATACAACGCAGGTAACTGAGGTTCTCATGTCATGGTTGGACCAGTCAGTTTAGATCCTCATCAGCCAGGACTCATGCTGGAACAGGAGCTCTGTGATTGCAGCAGCAGACTCACAAAGGATTTAGCTCCTGCTGGGTCTAAAATGTATGAACTGGACCATTTTTCGATGCATTACAGAATGCATCCCAGACGGGAGAATTTCCTCTTTGATCTGCATCCACAgattatgtttaaaaacttcGTAAACCTGTGAAGGATGTTAGACTCCAGTACTGGTTGTTTTATCCTGACGGTGTGTTTACTTTCCTCTCAGCAGGACGTGCTGGTCATTTCACTTTGACCTGCAGAGAGTCTATAAGCTCCACCATCTCTGTGAAGTAGCTGGTCTCTTCTCCTAGGATCATTTCTGACTGGATTAGTTCTGAGTACTGTAGTCTGAGGGCGAGCAGAGAACCCAGCAGAGCATCGTCTGAGCGGTACTGATCCAGACACACAGGAGTCATTGCCAACAACGCCCGCAGAGCCTGGAAACAAGACGGCACCAAGTAAGCACACAGTTCCACTGTTTGTACTGGATCTGTTAGTTGAAGCTGCAGAGGGGCAGAGTGGAGGCTGGGGATCGTCGACCCACCTTCTCCCTGTAGTCATGCTCAGCAGACTGGAGCAGCTGCGGCACCAGAGAGCACCAGCCCTCCTCCATCAGCTCCTCCTGCAGGGACACCTGGGAGTACTGACGCAGCCGCTCAGCATGGGCCGGGTCCTGGACTGGGTACAGGCCGACCTGGGAGATCAGCTCCTAGAGGAGCAGGACACAGACACCAGATTCAGCCACTCCACCATTACAgaactgttttataaactaaaaaccACTAGTTTTGTGGGgccttttaagaaatatttgcaaactccttcatttaaaaatctacatacagaagaaaaatattaagcaGGCTGATTGGacacaatcatttttattccttatggaacttaaagctgcagtaggtgacttattaaattttttttctttttttacatatttgctgaaactATTACTATACGGTAACTAACGGGTGCTGCTCATCAATTATgcattagcaaaaaaaaaacaaaaaactgcaggaaTCCGTTTCTGAGcacaaatatgtttgtttaataaattcagtaaaTGCAGGTTTGACGGCATCCAGGTCCAGTAAAAGCTGCTGGATATTTGTGCTCCTGTTTACTATAAAACTAGAAAGCATGCTTATTAAAAGATGACTACTTGGTTTGTACCTTCTCGCTGATCATGTCGTACAGCATGGTGACTATGCGTGTTTGCAGGATTCCGCCAGTGTCTGCCCTGAAGAGCTCCGATAGAATCTGCAGCCCGCCGTGGGACAGGAAGTGGCGCTGTGCGTAGGGGAAGTGACGCAGGAGGCATGCCAGTGCAAACAGGACCTAAAATCACAGAACCATAAATTTAAATGATCTCTGTCTGGACGGCGGGGTGTGCAGGCAGGAAGCTACCTTCTTCTTGACGTTGAGCGGCTGAGTGGTGGCCAGCGTTGTTAGAAGGGTCTGCAGAGCCCCCCCCTCCACTGCTTGGACCTGGACCACCGGGTTACTGCAGGaccaacacaacaaaaagcTGAACACAATTTCGTCCTAAGATGTGCTGAGAATGGAGGCATGAGTCCGGCTCAGCACCTGGCCACAGCGGAGCCCAGGACCAGAGCAGAGTTCTCCTGGAGTCGGACATCAGAGCTGTTCAGACCCTGCAGGATGAAGCTCAGGCCCCCCATCGCACACAAGGTTTGAGCATTATCcacctaaaacacacacacatacacgcgcgcacacacacgcacacacacacaccaacatcaGGGTGACATGATAACATGCAGTGAGCTCGTGGGGAATGTGCCATGCTACCTGATGCACCAGGTACTCTAGCTCCTGAAGGATGCTCAGCTTCTGCTCCGCAGTGGAGTTGCTGCTGTTGAACTGATCCAGCAGGCGCCTCATGATCTGCAAACACAGGAAACAGCATGAGATGAAAGGAACAAACTGATCCATCATCTGATCTCCAGTTGGGAGCcagcgagagagagcaagacttccAGCAGTGAACAGGAAGGCTGACTACAGAGTGTACCTGGACATCCGTCTCTACCAGCAGGTCCAGCTCAGCCATATCCTTCTTTAACTCGTCCAGCGGCCGGAACTCGGACGGCGCAGAGTCCTGCAGACACAGTAAGGGTTGGGGCGGTGCTGAGCAGAACCCGGTCAGTACGGAGTGCTCTGCAGCGCCTCACTACCTGACTGCTCTGGTCCTCCTTGATCTTCTTCATGGCCCGCTTCAGCTCATCGGGATCAATGGAGGACCAgctcttttcctctttcctgcCACCACAGAATGACCATTTCTATCACTGACCTTTGACCACTGCTCTTCAGCCTTGAGGAAAGCATTTCCCAATGCATATGTGCTAGCAGGAACCCACCTGTGCTGCTGGGTCCAGTACTTGAGTTGTTCCTCCCCCAACCTGACCTCCCTCTCACCGGTCTGCAGGTTCAGCCTCACATGGGAGCCTGCTGGAACGGCCTGGCCtgagttcacacacacaccccacacacacacaacaatgTTACGACTCAATGGCCATTGGTCAAACAGACACAGACTGAGTCGCATATGTTTGTATGGACAGTTGACGTTTACTAGAAGACAATGAATGCTTGCATGGTCAAAgactaaatataatgtaataatCTATATTTTAGGTTATACTTTCTGGCTTTCCTGCATAATTAACAGAATCTCGTTATACTTTGTACAAATATCAAGTTATTTTTGAGGTATGTGCATTTCAAAGAGTGCTTCACCATAACGAGCTAAAAGCAGCTGAACAGACGTGGGTACTTCACCTGGTCTCAGTGTTTGCCACTGTTCATTAGGCTGAACAACCTCAAAaactccatcatcatcatcatcaactgtcacctcctcttcatcagcaCCCCCTCCTCCTTCAGTGTTCTCCACCACAATTAAGGCACCTTCAGACTGCAGACACAggtaagaaatgtaaaatcatCATTTAGTAATACCCAATTATgtccaaataaatacaaaaaactactttttttggCATTTAAGAAATTAGAACTCATTTTGGTAATCCTAAGTGACCAAAAACAGGAACAGCTCAATCTGATTTCATGTCAGATAGTGGGGGGAAAAGGTctcaatgtcttttttttttttttttacaatttcttatttcactcatgtgaaacagtttaaaTTTATTCTGCAGTTTATTCTCCAGCTTCTCCTTGCTGTCTGTAATCTTGACTTTGAGCTGCTTCTGTATTCTCCACCACAAAATTCTGTCTAGTTccctaaaatatatttttgtttaaaagttcatttaGGTCACTGGTGATCCAGGATTTGTTAACGGAGAAGCATCTCACTGCTCTGGTGGGGATGGTGCTGTCCACACAGACGTTTATGTAGTCAGTCACACACAGTCCTGGTATTGATGTCATCTCCATGTGGCTGGGAGAGAGTAGCCCAATCagttgcttcaaaacaaccctGGAGAGCCTCTTCTGCTTCCTGTGACCACTTCTTAACAGCCATCTTCCTAACAGGTAGTCTCTTCACCAGGGGTTTGTATTCAGAGCAGGGAAAAACAAGATTATGGTTCGATTTTCCCAGAGGAGGTCTTGGTTTGGAGATGTATCCTTGACATTAgcataaaacaaatccaaaatctTGTTTGCCCCAGTGAAGCAGCTGACAAACTGGTGAAAGGTTGGCAGTGCAGAAGAGAGTGAGGCAAGACCAGAAGAGGGGAAAAGTGGTGACAATTGCAAGGGCCCTTGACCACAGGAGGGTCcccacaatttttatttatttatttttacaacaaatagaaaaaaaattagggccctgtcaattaccgttattgtgttttttttttttgttttcagcagtaaaaattaaatgttacctTTCCCAGACCAAAAGGCACACATCCTTGAACCCCCCTGTATCTGCATTAAATGGCTTGTTCCTGCTTGACGGTGAAGTTTTCAGCAGCATTCAGTATGACAAGaacgactgtggcagttactagGTTGCCACAGTCAAGTTTAATAaagtcaagtttaaaaaaaaaaaaaagatatacaagagagagaaaaagacaagagtgtctatttgtaacccagtttttctccaagaggtgggtagactgtgagattatcaaccatttagcatagttatcTTAGCTGCAGACTACCGTTTGCCTCCATAGCATTTAATGATTTAAGGAAAAGAAATGCCaagatattcatatatttaacttgtccctgtaCCTCTTACCATACTTaacagtcagcagcagctctaatcCCCGAAACCAACATAAACCCCTTACCCCTATCCCAGTGAAAAAGGTGAGCAACACTGTATCCAATGACAACCTACTTGGCATCCTTCCAGGGAATCCATTGGGATTTCTCAGTGTCTTTGTTCTTTTAacaattacacaacaaaaacaatatatttgttgctgacagaaattcaaacaatctttctaaaatgataaataaaaaacaacgtCTTGTCTGGACTGCAGCCAGGCCAGTTTTACCTTAGCTTgcatttaaattacacacatatatacactgctcaaaaaaataaagggaacactcaaataacacatcctagatctgaatgaatgaaatattcttattgaatactttgttctgtacaaagttgaatgtgctgacaacaaagttacacaaaaatcatcaatggaaatcaacgttaaccaatggaggcctggatttggagccacacacaacattaaagtgaaaaacacactacaggttgatccaactttaatgtaatgtccttaaaacaagtcaaaatgaggctaagtattgtgtgtggcctccacgTGCCTGTATGACCTCCCTACAACGCCTGGGCATGCTCCTGATGAGGTGGCGGATGGTCTCCTGAGGGATCTCCTCCCAGACCTGGACTAAAGCATCCGCCAACTCCTGGACAGTCTGTCGTGCAACGTGATGTTGGTGGATGGAGCGAGACATGATGTCCCAGATGTGCTCAAtcggattcaggtctggggaaCGGGCGGGCCAGTCCATAGCTTCAATGCCTTCATCTTGCAGGAACTGCTGACACACTCCAGCCACATGAGGTCTAGCATTGTCCTGCATTAGGAGGAACCCAGGGCCAACCGCACCAGCATATGGTCTCACAAGGGGTCTGAGGATCTCATCTCGGTACCTAATGGCAGTCAGGCCACCTCTGGTGAGCACCTGTAGGACTGTGCGGCCCTCCAAAGAAATGCCACCCCACACCATTACTGACCCACTGCCAAACCGGTCATGCTGAAGGATGCTGCAGGCAGCAGAACACTCTCCACGGCGTCTCCAGACTCTGTCACGTCTGTCACATGTGCTCAGTGTGAACCTGCTTTCATGTGTGAAGAGCACAAGGCGCCAGTGGCGAATTTGCCAATCCTGGCGTTCTCTGGCAAATGCCAAGCATCCTGCACGGTGTTGGGCTGTGAGCACAACCCCCATCTGTGGACGTCGGGCCCTCATTCCATCCTCATGGAGTCGGTTTCTAACCGTTtgtgcagacacatgcacatttgtggcctgctggaggtcattttgcagggctctggcagtgctcctcctgttccttcttGCACAAAGGCGGAGGTAGcggtcctgctgctgggttgttgcCCTCCTACGGCCTCCTCCACATGTCCTGGTGTACTGGCTTGTCTCCTGGTAGCGCCTCCAGCCTCTGGACACTACgctgacagacacagcaaaccttcttgccacagctcgcattgatgtaccatcctggatgagctgcactacctgagccacttgtgtgggttgtagagtccgtctcatgctaccacgagtgtgaaagcaccaccaacattcaaaactgaccaaaatatcagccagacagcatagGTACTGAGAAGTAGTCTGCggtccccacctgcagaaccactcctttattgagtgtgtcttgctaattgccaataatttccatctgttgtctattccatctgcacaacagcaggggaaattgattgtaaatcagtgttgcttcctaagtggacagtttgatttcacagaagtttgatttacttggagttatattttgttgtttaagtgttccctttatttttttgagcagtgtgtgtgtgtgtatgtatatatatatatatatatatatatacatatatatagcCATGTCCCTCCTGACCAGTcctctcctaagtgaaattaaagctgcagtatgtaacttttattaaaaaaaatatattgttttacatatttgtttgaaCTGTCATTGTGTTGTGACAGTGTAGCATGagagataatttgtgaaaacattatttcctctgccttctcccagtgctatctagaaacaaccaatcagagacaggaggcgggttttagcactgtcaatcacaatctcatgcgGCTGCTCATCCTcccaaactgtgaatgctcaatTTAGTTAATATAGCTACTAATCATGGCAGATGTACAGTTTTCCTGTAAGAAGtcgtttctccaccattagcacattgtgAGTGAATTAAGTTGATTAAGAATACTAAATAATCCTCCtggttcttatttattttaggtcAGAACGGTGAATTACTTTAGCTATCAACAGTAGTTCAGGGAGCAGGTAGAGgagattgatttatttcacagattatctgtctcatagcaaACTGTCGCAACattgtgacagctttaacaaatatggagaaaacattttttattaaagttacatactccAGCTTGAATacaatgcaactacatagcatttttttgagaagtctggattgttttatgtatatattttttttatttaagcaatttATTTGCTGTATTGTATGTGGACTGTTGCAGGTAAAATTCACTAGCAGTAAATACTGTGCTAGgatcagtattggaccaaagaaagcaaggcagttgcAAGTCTTTAAAATTATGATGCTTTTGATGAATCAGATAGACTCAAGAAACTAACAGTAGTTGCGCGAAGTGGGGTGGGGGGGCCCAATATTCCTGTCAGCGCCCCTGGGCATGACTAAAATCACTACATATTGCAATAAACGCATTGGGGTGTTGTGTCCGTCTTGGCAACAGAACAAATGACGTCACATGCATTATCAGCAACAGCTGAAGGTGGGACGTCAACAGCTGCCAAAATAACACTTGTGAattcatttggtaaataatatgGATGGAAACTTAATGGCAAGAGTTCAATGTCTGGACTGCAGAGACGAGGCttcacagtaacatgtcctggatgacagaagcactgctaatccacctcctttcTTTTCCTGCTGCACTTTAAATCTGTCTGCTCGTATAGCCGTATAGACAGGAAGCCTAGCAGAGGGATGCTGGAGTTGGGGATATAATCCTGCAGCCatgcatcaataaaatatttatactgcATTCTTTCTGAGTCTTTGCCAGGGTTGCTCGTTATGATGGATGGAAAAGATgatttgaacttcctcctctctgctccccACCACgcctccttttcaactcctctgaGATTTCTGGCTTCAGTTGTGgaattatttcagcttttccaATATTAATTGCTGTAAGCCACCCTGTTGTTATGGTTACGCATCATAACAAAATAGCAAAGTATAAAAACGACTGGCAAAAATCTGCCCAGCTACACCGCATCCAAATCAAGAAAGAACGTTAGtccaaaaaaaagtaatttaccccaagaattttttttgacatttgtcagaaattaaagtttgaaaaaaaaaataaaaaaatcagtgacaGAGCTACTCCAATGTGCCACCCTGAGCGGCGCAATACTagaaatatactgctcaaaaaaataaagggaacacttaaacaacacaatataactccaagtaaatcaaacttctgtgaaatcaaactgtccacttaggaagcaacactgattgacccgacgagggtccccgttgtcaatcagtgttgcttcctaagtggacagtttgatttcacagaagtttgatttactttgagttatattgtgttgtttaagtgttccctttatttttttgagcagtgtatatatgtCAAGCAATTTCTGAAAtt is a genomic window containing:
- the sil1 gene encoding LOW QUALITY PROTEIN: nucleotide exchange factor SIL1 (The sequence of the model RefSeq protein was modified relative to this genomic sequence to represent the inferred CDS: deleted 1 base in 1 codon) yields the protein MRLIFCYFGGASLSCLFLVLLQLHCSLSQKSEGALIVVENTEGGGGADEEEVTVDDDDDGVFEVVQPNEQWQTLRPGQAVPAGSHVRLNLQTGEREVRLGEEQLKYWTQQHRKEEKSWSSIDPDELKRAMKKIKEDQSSQDSAPSEFRPLDELKKDMAELDLLVETDVQIMRRLLDQFNSSNSTAEQKLSILQELEYLVHQVDNAQTLCAMGGLSFILQGLNSSDVRLQENSALVLGSAVASNPVVQVQAVEGGALQTLLTTLATTQPLNVKKKVLFALACLLRHFPYAQRHFLSHGGLQILSELFRADTGGILQTRIVTMLYDMISEKELISQVGLYPVQDPAHAERLRQYSQVSLQEELMEEGWCSLVPQLLQSAEHDYREKALRALLAMTPVCLDQYRSDDALLGSLLALRLQYSELIQSEMILGEETSYFTEMVELIDSLQVKVKDQHVLLRGK